Proteins encoded by one window of Odocoileus virginianus isolate 20LAN1187 ecotype Illinois unplaced genomic scaffold, Ovbor_1.2 Unplaced_Contig_27, whole genome shotgun sequence:
- the FAM210A gene encoding protein FAM210A, translating to MQWNVPKTVFRLAHRTCMEPHKAGLLGHCQNIKGPLLLYTPESRVVVVQGPQKRWLHLPTAQCVAKERKPFITVPSQPGVFHHKQWEQDILSKRVLSSSATSSGHPSEKKEEPDPLQDRSISLYQRFKKTFRQYGKVLIPVHLITSAVWFGTFYYAAIKGVNVVPFLELIGLPDSIVNILKNSQSGNALTAYALFKIATPARYTVTLGGTSFTVKYLRSRGYMSTPPPVKEYLQDKMEETKELLTEKMEETKDRLTEKLQETKGKVSLKKKVE from the exons ATGCAATGGAATGTACCAAAGACTGTATTCCGACTGGCACATAGGACGTGCATGGAACCACATAAAGCCGGTCTTTTGGGACACTGTCAAAACATAAAGGGACCGTTACTTTTGTATACCCCGGAATCCAGAGTGGTTGTGGTACAGGGCCCTCAGAAACGATGGCTGCACTTACCCACTGCCCAGTGTGTTGCAAAGGAAAGGAAGCCATTCATTACTGTTCCATCCCAACCAGGGGTCTTTCACCATAAACAGTGGGAGCAGGATATCTTATCCAAGAGAGTTCTGTCATCCAGTGCCACATCCTCAGGACATCCCTCCGAAAAAAAGGAAGAACCTGATCCGTTACAAGACAGATCTATTAGTCTTTATCAAcgatttaagaaaacatttagaCAATATGGAAAAGTTTTGATTCCAGTGCATCTAATAACTTCTGCTGTTTGGTTTGGAACATTTTACTATGCAGCCATAAA aGGAGTGAATGTCGTTCCTTTTCTAGAACTTATTGGGTTACCTGACAGTATAGTGAACATTCTGAAAAATTCCCAGAGTGGAAATGCACTAACAGCATATGCCCTGTTTAAG ATTGCAACGCCTGCGCGGTACACTGTAACCCTGGGGGGGACCTCCTTCACTGTGAAGTATCTGCGTAGCCGGGGCTACATGTCGACGCCACCCCCCGTGAAGGAGTACCTGCAAGACAAGATGGAGGAAACAAAGGAGCTCCTCACAGAGAAGATGGAGGAGACAAAGGACAGACTCACTGAAAAACTGCAAGAAACCAAAGGAAAGGTTTCTCTTAAGAAAAAAGTGGAATAG